One genomic region from Cellulomonas fengjieae encodes:
- the ppk2 gene encoding polyphosphate kinase 2 gives MAKGSGKKQSKIANEVYEAELFRLQAELVKVQLWARDTGARVVVVFEGRDAAGKGGTIKRIAEYLSPRVVRIAALPTPTEREKGQWYYQRYVAQLPTAGEIVLFDRSWYNRAGVEKVMGYCTPQEYHRFMRQTPIFEQMLIEDGILLRKYWFSVSDKEQLKRFRSRLDDPVRQWKLSPMDLESISRWEDYSKAKDEMMVHTDTAQSPWFVVESDVKKHARLNMISHLLSTIPYTDVPREKVVLPDRPASSTGYERPPRALSTYVPDHVAQLRGDPEKNL, from the coding sequence ATGGCGAAGGGGTCCGGCAAGAAGCAGAGCAAGATCGCGAACGAGGTCTACGAGGCGGAGCTCTTCCGTCTGCAGGCCGAGCTGGTGAAGGTGCAGCTCTGGGCCAGGGACACCGGCGCGCGGGTCGTCGTGGTCTTCGAGGGCCGCGACGCCGCCGGCAAGGGCGGCACGATCAAGCGGATCGCCGAGTACCTCAGCCCCCGCGTCGTGCGGATCGCTGCGCTGCCGACGCCCACCGAGCGGGAGAAGGGGCAGTGGTACTACCAGCGCTACGTCGCGCAGCTGCCCACGGCCGGCGAGATCGTGCTGTTCGACCGCTCCTGGTACAACCGCGCGGGCGTGGAGAAGGTCATGGGCTACTGCACGCCGCAGGAGTACCACCGGTTCATGCGCCAGACGCCGATCTTCGAGCAGATGCTCATCGAGGACGGGATCCTGCTGCGCAAGTACTGGTTCTCCGTGTCCGACAAGGAGCAGCTCAAGCGGTTCCGGTCCCGGCTCGACGACCCGGTGCGGCAGTGGAAGCTGAGCCCGATGGACCTCGAGTCGATCAGCCGCTGGGAGGACTACTCCAAGGCCAAGGACGAGATGATGGTCCACACGGACACCGCGCAGAGCCCGTGGTTCGTCGTCGAGTCGGACGTCAAGAAGCACGCGCGCCTGAACATGATCAGCCACCTGCTCTCGACCATCCCGTACACCGACGTGCCGCGCGAGAAGGTGGTCCTGCCGGACCGGCCGGCCTCGTCGACCGGCTACGAGCGCCCGCCGCGCGCGCTGTCCACCTACGTCCCCGACCACGTCGCGCAGCTGCGGGGCGACCCGGAGAAGAACCTCTGA
- the nhaA gene encoding Na+/H+ antiporter NhaA, which yields MSVTSTSPGPNLRVSLPSLQPSVKDFLTNEAGSAVYLLAATVLALVWVNSPFGGSYDALWHTSAGFHLGTWGIDLDLHHWVNDAAMAVFFAVVGLEISREATTGELRDKRTVAVPALGALGGLLVPVLIFLAFNAGTDAVHGWGVVMSTDTAFLVGVLALFGPKCPDQLRLFLLTLAIVDDIGAITVMSIFYTDQVDVAALAIAGAVVVGILMLRWLKVWQLAPYVAAGVALWFAVQASGVHATLAGVIIGLLVPARPPAQQTIDEVAGYGRKLMDEATAEREHLAELAARAAVPTSDRLQRLLHPWSAFVVVPLFGLANAGIGLHAEALQVAAQSRLAIGVAVALVLGNAIGITGAATLAIRLGLGDLPGRVRWGHLLGGAVLAGIGFTISLFIAELAFDDPEHLADAKIGILAGSLTAAILGSILLRWLGEKLPLCSPLSDAPPPLPPLPWRAPA from the coding sequence ATGTCGGTGACGTCCACCAGCCCGGGTCCCAACCTGCGGGTGTCGCTGCCGTCGCTGCAGCCCTCCGTCAAGGACTTCCTCACCAACGAGGCCGGCAGCGCCGTCTACCTGCTGGCCGCGACGGTCCTTGCCCTCGTCTGGGTCAACTCCCCGTTCGGCGGCTCCTACGACGCGCTCTGGCACACCAGCGCGGGGTTCCACCTGGGGACCTGGGGCATCGACCTGGACCTGCACCACTGGGTGAACGACGCGGCGATGGCCGTCTTCTTCGCGGTCGTCGGCCTGGAGATCAGCCGCGAGGCGACCACCGGGGAGCTGCGCGACAAGCGGACCGTCGCGGTCCCGGCCCTCGGCGCCCTGGGCGGGCTGCTGGTCCCGGTCCTCATCTTCCTGGCGTTCAACGCGGGCACCGATGCCGTGCACGGGTGGGGCGTCGTGATGTCGACCGACACCGCCTTCCTCGTCGGCGTCCTCGCGCTGTTCGGCCCCAAGTGCCCCGACCAGCTCCGCCTGTTCCTGCTCACCCTCGCGATCGTCGACGACATCGGCGCCATCACGGTGATGTCGATCTTCTACACCGATCAGGTGGACGTGGCCGCGCTCGCCATCGCCGGGGCGGTCGTCGTCGGGATCCTCATGCTGCGCTGGCTCAAGGTGTGGCAGCTCGCCCCCTACGTCGCGGCGGGCGTCGCCCTGTGGTTCGCGGTCCAGGCCTCGGGGGTGCACGCGACTCTGGCCGGCGTGATCATCGGGCTCCTGGTGCCGGCCCGGCCGCCGGCCCAGCAGACGATCGACGAGGTCGCCGGGTACGGCCGCAAGCTGATGGACGAGGCGACCGCCGAGCGCGAGCACCTCGCCGAGCTGGCCGCGCGGGCCGCGGTGCCCACCAGCGACCGGCTGCAACGGCTCCTGCACCCGTGGAGCGCGTTCGTCGTGGTGCCCCTGTTCGGGCTGGCCAACGCGGGGATCGGGCTCCACGCCGAGGCACTCCAGGTCGCCGCGCAGTCGCGCCTCGCCATCGGCGTCGCCGTCGCCCTCGTGCTGGGCAACGCCATCGGCATCACCGGTGCGGCGACGCTCGCCATCAGGCTCGGGCTCGGCGACCTGCCGGGCCGCGTGCGGTGGGGTCACCTGCTCGGCGGCGCCGTGCTGGCCGGCATCGGGTTCACCATCTCGCTCTTCATCGCCGAGCTGGCCTTCGACGACCCCGAGCACCTGGCGGACGCGAAGATCGGCATCCTGGCCGGGTCGCTCACCGCAGCCATCCTGGGGTCGATCCTGCTGCGGTGGCTCGGCGAGAAGCTGCCGCTGTGCTCGCCGCTCAGCGACGCCCCGCCACCGCTGCCGCCCCTGCCCTGGCGGGCACCGGCCTAG